A genomic segment from Methanolobus zinderi encodes:
- the proB gene encoding glutamate 5-kinase — protein sequence MIDRKDIFDDIDKIVIKIGTSSINTEEEKLNHPFMDNIASQVAALHEMGKKVILVSSGAIGIGIDMLSFEKRPREIPVRQACAAVGQSVLMQEWSNSFSRHNLKVAQILITYESFSSRLTYLNLRNSISTLLSYGVIPIINENDPICVNEIEATFGDNDKLSAMVASKIEADLLIILSDIDGLYDKNPKRNHDAKFISVIEEITPEVESYGGSPTSMKGVGGMRTKIEAAKICHMSGCNMVIANSNVENVVKNILDAEEIGTLFVANEEIHKNRIRWILLSKTCGSVEVDTGARDAILNSMSLLPSGIVNVEGVFDRGDIIEIKCDGETFAKGITDYTSGELEKIKGKHTNMIADILGYKNHNHVIKKENIGLFNGENSQEKSQS from the coding sequence TTGATCGACCGGAAGGATATCTTTGACGATATCGATAAAATCGTAATTAAGATCGGTACCTCTTCCATCAATACAGAGGAGGAAAAGCTGAATCACCCTTTCATGGACAATATCGCTTCCCAGGTTGCCGCTCTGCATGAGATGGGGAAGAAAGTTATCCTTGTTAGCTCCGGTGCCATAGGAATCGGCATCGATATGCTTAGCTTTGAGAAAAGACCGCGGGAAATTCCGGTAAGACAGGCCTGTGCAGCAGTGGGACAGAGTGTGCTCATGCAGGAGTGGAGCAATTCTTTCTCCAGACATAACCTCAAGGTCGCGCAGATCCTTATTACATACGAATCATTTTCCAGCAGACTCACTTACCTGAACCTGAGAAACAGTATATCCACATTGCTCAGCTATGGCGTGATCCCTATAATCAATGAGAACGACCCGATCTGCGTCAATGAGATCGAAGCTACCTTCGGCGATAATGATAAGCTCTCTGCTATGGTGGCAAGCAAGATCGAAGCCGACCTTCTGATAATACTGTCAGATATCGATGGCCTCTATGACAAGAACCCAAAACGGAATCATGATGCAAAGTTCATAAGTGTTATAGAGGAGATCACACCCGAAGTGGAAAGCTATGGAGGCAGTCCGACCAGTATGAAAGGGGTCGGAGGAATGAGAACGAAGATCGAAGCTGCCAAGATCTGCCATATGTCCGGCTGCAACATGGTAATTGCTAACAGCAATGTGGAGAACGTTGTTAAAAATATCCTGGATGCCGAGGAAATAGGCACTCTGTTCGTTGCCAATGAGGAAATCCATAAGAACAGGATAAGATGGATACTGCTTTCAAAAACATGCGGATCGGTTGAAGTGGATACCGGTGCAAGGGATGCCATTCTTAACAGCATGAGCCTGCTGCCCTCGGGTATCGTTAATGTGGAAGGTGTTTTTGATCGGGGAGATATCATAGAGATAAAATGTGATGGAGAAACCTTTGCCAAGGGAATTACAGACTACACTTCCGGGGAACTGGAAAAGATAAAGGGCAAGCACACAAACATGATAGCCGATATTCTTGGTTATAAGAACCACAACCATGTTATCAAAAAAGAGAATATCGGGCTTTTTAATGGGGAAAATAGTCAGGAAAAGTCCCAGTCCTGA